Below is a genomic region from Argopecten irradians isolate NY chromosome 14, Ai_NY, whole genome shotgun sequence.
ATGACATTTCCCAAGATGTCTCCCATTCGGCAAGTTTATTAAGGTCTTCTCGTAGACATGTCGCATCATGTGGGGATTTTATTTCCATGTATGTAATGGTGTCATCTGCAAAAAGACGTACAGTGGAATTAAGGCCAATTGGAATGtcattgatgtaaaataaaaatagggAAGGACCCAAGACTGAACCTTGCCGGACTCCAGACTTGACATCTACGTAACCAGATCTTTCACCTTCTACTATAACAGCCtgttttctattatttataaACTGTCAATCCAGGTGTTAACCTTGTCATTGATGCCATAGTACCTCAGCTTGTGACAAAGTAGAAAATGACTTGTGAGTTTCTGCACGGTTCATGATATTTATACTAACCACGATATGCTCCGACATCttactacatttgtacatatacaGGCAAGTTATATAGGTCTGTAGTTTTCAGGGTTGATCTTATTGCCTTTTTAATGAATTAGGGCGACATGCGCTAGACTCTAGTCAGTATGAAGATACCCAGATATAAGAGATTGGATGAAAAAAATGAGATTTAAGGAGCAATTCCTGGTGCCAAGTGCTTTTAAAAAGTATCCTTAGCTCGTCAGGGCCAGCGGCTTTACTTGGGTTTAGGTTATTTAGAATTTCATAATTCCTTCAGGTATAATCAGGATTTCAGGCATGATGGGAAAATGTGGTGAAGTTAGAATATTACATTTGTTAGGAAGTTCTTCCGCTGAAAATTTAGTTCCAGGACTGAAAACCGATTGGAATTGGAGGTTAAGTGCTTGGAACCCCTTGAGCTGTAGCAGTTATTAATTTGCCTTCAGATTTCAGGGAAGATATGCCAATgtaatctgttttttttttgtaagacCAAAACCTTTTAGAAGCACTGTATGCGTTATCATTTTCATGTGGTATAATATTCACGTAGGTTTGAATCACcaggtttttttaaaaacatttttctatgTAACAGGCGATCCCACTACCTGAGTATATCTCATTATTAACCCATGGGTTGTTATGTTTAAAATGATAGAGAATATACGGTAAGAATGTGATATTGTTATCCATCGTTCAATGATAAATACGTGAAGAGATGTAACGTTATAAAGTGTACATTTTAATGCCCTTTTCTGCCTTTCCGAAACCGAAACaaaaaggtttcttaaaaacaatcataaccaaataaaatttatatcgaAGACCTTCCTGAAACCGAAACaaaaaggtttcttaaaaacaatcataaccaaataaaatttatatcgaAGACCTAaaatgaggttacaacatcatAGACAAGATTTCCTAGTAAAACATATGTAAAGAgttgttatttttgttacagCCATCTCTGGCCATTCCGACTTATAGAGTCACAACTATTCTGGTAAGTTTAAGtcaccatatatatacatttaatattaGTACTCATATTGCAAATGATTTGTACAGTACCATTTCTGTCGAGTATTGTATACTCCGCTAGTTTGATTTAAAAGCATACAGAGAAATGACCTCTATTTCCTAGTTAAACTGATATTAAATTAATGTCAATAGATCGGCATTCTTTGTTTGCCAGAATGATACACTTTAGCCCATCTAACGGGATCTAGAACTGGCCAGTCATCATCTGAGGACCACGGTGGATTGCACttctatatacatattacacGATAAGTCGCGAATTAAACGTGGGGCTCGGACGATTGCCcatcattataatgtaaaaaaacCTTTTCTGTTGGTTTCATTAAAGTGATATGATTACATTAATTTAAACACTGGTgtcatttctttttcattttggtAGGAAAATGGGTTTGTAGGCACTACGATTCTTACGAAATCGACACGATAGAGTTATAAAGCCAATTGCCATCATAATCTGTGTCCCTTTGTTCTCGACATCtgaatcaattttgaaattgcaATCGAATAATTACTATAAGCCAAAATATGATTAATGCAGTAAACCAATTAATTGCCTTAATTGCCGCGTATGCTGTTTTCACCATATTCCCTAACACATGAATTCGTAATGAAAGGTATCATTCTTACTGACAATCGTGTATCCATGTATTGTTTCAAATAATTGTTCGCAAAGTGTTTGGATTCGTGTTCGAGCTCTCTCGCGATATAACACGAAAATTGCTTATCAGGAAAATAAAGTGTTTGATTCAATTGACTTTTTTCTGTTAATCTTTATATTACAGCACGAACCTTACCTGATGACGGATCCTCAAGCGACGGAGAATTCCACCAATTACGTTGGCATCGTCAAGGACATTCTGGACAGAATTGGCGTGATACTCAATGTCAACTTCGACTTAGTACATGTGCAAGACAACAAGTTTGGTCATAGACTCAATGGTACCGGTGATTGGACTGGTATGATTGGGGAACTTGTACGTAAAGTAAGTAGAAAAGGTGATTTTTCTTATCTAAGTATTAAAACGCAATAATAGTTCGTATGCCAGGCCACATGCGTGCCTATACCGCATATTCGGTTATTTTCGAGGACCAAAATTTTCtcgatttgatctaaaaacgagaaaatccAATTTTAGCGGTTTTAAATTTTCGTAATATGGTTTTAAGGGTAGATGTCgttcaaccatttctcaatatttcgcggATGACATTTTCGCGATCCTAGCAATGTCCTACGgcatcgcgaaaatatcatgcCCACGGAAAGAGCCAGCTATATACGGTATGTGTGTTACAATGTAGTTGatttatgttttctttaaaaGTTTCAATGTAAGGCTATAAACTATTGGATGACATTACTAATAACCAACATGTGGAGCTAAACTGTAGGATGAGTCAAAAGTACCTGGTACACGTATGCAGCAGGTTCAACATTAGTCTGCAGTATGTTCAGGTAAAATCATATTTCCTCCCAcaattcactgatttgtcaccagTTCTAGCCATGGgcgatttctctgtcaacccctagggtatgacagattgcgAGCGCTGACCTTTTGAACCTGAAAACAATTACGTGCCGTCATGACTTCATGTAGTGTGACCGTGGCGTGCATTGTTGAAGACAACGGAACCATGTTCATGTCGTggtgaaaatgcttcttttGGGCTACTATCTCttccttttcttttgtatatgggaGAACAAGAATTATTACCTACCtatgagggtgtgacaacaaaattaCAACCCTCGGGGAAATTCCTGAATGtcaaaccctcggcaagcctcgggttggacgttcatgaattacccctttGGTTGTGATTTCGTTATCACACCCTCTAGATAGGGAaagattgtattagtcattgcCGAACATTGCTCTTTTTCAATAGGAAGCCGATATCGCCGCAGCTGCCTTGACAGTATCAGCCGAACGCGCCAAGAGTGTTCAGTTTTCACAGGCGTTTGCAACAACAGGAATAAGCGTCTTGTTGAAGAAGCCAAAACCACATCAACCGTCCCCGAACTCTGCCATACTTCCGTTCCGACCCTTCACAGTGGGGATTTGGATATCAATTATAGTAGCATACGTCGTGGTTTCCTTGGCGCTGTATGGGATTTGCAGGTAGGACCACATGGCATAGTAGTTTATTTGAGCATGTGTAAACCCGTTCTTCCGTCCGTAAAGATGAACATCTAAGTAAAATAATGTAGCCTTTTGGCTTGCAATCTAGTGTCTTTTCAAGTGACAACTCCCTGGGTCGTTTTCTTTTGTACAGAGCCGCTTGTGGATCAagattttataagaaaataatTCTGTTCTTCCATTTTGAGGGAGTATTCATCAcatgtaaatcaaaatattgGGCCACTGGGACTAACTTTTGGGGCTTTTCGAGTACTTTTACTTATATCGCGTAAAAAAAACATAACGTCAATGGGCTTTCTCGTTATTTATTGAAAAGGACACGGGCAATTCTGCTGCAAATATAGCAGAATATTCATCTGCCGTGGTCTTGACATTCAATTTTACTTAATTAGTTGCTGTGTTTGAATTGTTTAGGTTCAACCCAGAAGAAAGCCTTGCTGACAGTCGGGAGCATAACATTACGTGTTGTAGCGCTTTCTTCGTGACCttcaatatgtttttattgcatGGTAAGTTAATTTGCTTGATTGTGACGATTTAACGTAACATACCGTGCGTTCCTTTATATCTATCTTTATTTTCCATCTAAATAGCAATAGCAAATACCTACCAAAAGTCAGTCTCATTGAAGACAAATCACGATCTATGTTCGCTATGGTATTAATTTATAGTATCTTTCCTCAAAGATCGTACTCGTCTTTATTCCAGGTCACCAAATGACCCCTTCCTCACACGCCGGTCGGACCTTGCTGTGTTTCTGGCGCATTTTCTGTTTAGTTACAATCGTATTGTATGCTTCCAGCCTCACGtccattttatttcttaaatctCCGGATGTTGACGAGCCGCTACCATTTTACACCTTTGAACAAATGGTTAAACAATCTAAAGTACAATACGGTACTACTGGGTATGGATCAACAAGACACTACTTCAAGATATCCTCTGGTATAATTGAGCACCAAATAAATGAGTACTGGGAGAGTCACCCTGAGGTTTTAGTGTCGACACTAGAAGCAGGGGTATCTAAGGTCAAGGATGGCAATGGCGACTACGCTCTTGTGTTAGAGAGTGAATTCGCATACTACACGGCGGCGAGAACATGCGGCTTAGCAGTGACCGGCAAAACACACGCGGAACGTTCATATGCTTTTGCTTGTGGACCAGACAGTAACATTTGTCGTAAGCTAGATCATGCTCTGATCGAAATGAAGGAAACCGGAGAGTTGCTACAGATCACAGATAAATGGATGAGTGGACCATGCGGACGCTATGTAGAGCTGTCATCGCCTGGACGCTACGTCCCCCCGACGGCCGACGAGTACCTGGACGTTCAACACATGGATACGACACGATTTACATTGCCATTGGTCGCCATGTCGTGCGGAGTGGTAATAAGCATTCTGGTGACTGGAATAGAGAAACGTTGGGCAAGGTCAAAAGGGGTAAGTCGAAATTGTCAGGCTTGTGTGGAATCATGTCGGGGTATGAAATCGAATGTCTCtgaatattgtttttgtattgttatattaACGATGTGTTTTGTCTTTTGTATGTTAAAGAATGCCAAAATAGGATTCTGAGTTTGTCATTCGCTCTGAAACAGCCTCGCCCTCCGATATCCGATATAGCTACATGCATTATAAACTAGCTCTGTACAAGAGCTTTTTCTACCTAGTGCAACTACTTTTTGGGTCccaattgaccaatttcaaaacaatgtgTGACCCGACGTCTTGGGTCTATTATCCTTTCGGTTATCTAAAATAATAATCTCGTAGTTTTGTCTGGTGTTTCAGATTACCCGGGGTACTCGTTTGCCTGAGGCAGAAGATAAGCAAGGCTTTAGTGACAGCAACGACATCGATCTGTGATATTTGACCACGTAACATCTGAAATAAAGGAAACAAAATTTGACGTTTACGTGGACACATAGCTATTTACCCTGTCAGCAGTCGTCATATCGTGCGGAGTGGCTACCACCATACCGATGACTGGGACACGCTCTTTAACTTAGGGTAACATGTGCTAAATCACAGTAATTTGGAACAGCTAGATAATGGCATCCTCGattctccaggggttccgatcatttacgatctctacacccctgaactatctcatagtaaaacaggaggcaacagaacaggtaatttagtccctTGATGCATAACAAAAGagtcgtataacggtacactgcgattgactgtgtggctttgaagttggacgtcgctctctctggagccttcaaaggaaatttttgctgacctgtgattggttcagatattttcctctgagctgccttcagttttactatgagatagtccagtggtgtagagatcgtaagtgatcagaacccctgatGAGACCATACATGCGACATGAATTTGCACCAGGCTTTGGATGATGCCGGTGGTGGCCCATGTGACGTTATCAAATAGAAAACAATTCAGATAGTAAATCACCGTTAATAACTGTGTTTATCGACTTTAACCCCCAATATATGCAAAATTAGCTTAAGTTAGCAACGCTTTTATTGGGTGAAGACGTGGACTTAGGATTATAACGATGCCCTATCAACTTGTAGCCTAACCAAACCATGTTCTATACAATGAAAATGATCTATCGGAGTCGATCTTGAGAATGACGTTTTCTGGTTCAATTTATAAATGACAAACGTACATAGCCTGACTTCGGCACGACCGGTATTACGGCTATGCTACGTTTCTTCAAACATCAAAGTAGTCTAGCGACACGCTGAACAGAACATTCTTCCTACGATGAAAGTACGGCAAACCATGCTGGTAACCCGATATTGTACCGATATCTTAAGGACGGATTCTCTTTCTGAATGCAATTACACGCTGGTAGATTGAATCAAGTTTGTATCCCACTGTCGCCACGATTATCACGACATCGTCACGGCTAACACAACTTTATTTTATATGGACTCTCATATCTTATATCTTATTAATCGTTGCTTTTAGATGGAAATACGTTCACAATCGATAATCAAGGTTTTCTTCTCCTTCACGAAAGAAAATTTCAGTCTTAGTGAGTCACCCCTTTCGATCTTACTTCAATGGGTCAATGTTGCTTTGACCACGCTATTGTCTCCCTCTCATAGTTGTTGTGACTACTGATGATACATGCAGATGATTGGTGGCAGCACAATCTGCAGTGATTCTACAGCAGTAATGACAACGTTCAATAGCCGTATAGGACCACGTCGTGAGAGCGTTAATGGTCCTCTTGACCGTAGTAGATATACACTAAAacttaataataattttattttgttaaaatgaaaagtCGGACAAAGGACCGATAAAAACAGTaaaatgatgttgatatatccagtatattttttttatgaaataggaaaataagacttcccatcaaaatcgctctgcatgcgaagaaatCGATTTATATTAAAGGAATCctaaacgtcctcccggctggctATGTCCGCGTTGACATTTCCATGCAGCCtcgttttttatttttagaactgtgctTAATGTACACGGGGCTTTTCCATAATTataatggtcaaaactggacaacgtaagcagaactttaCCGTCGCTTTGTTATATAAGGGCTTTTGGGAGGCCAATggacgcatttagactggttttactgcccgactattcactgtAAGGTCGTTAACAAAGAAAACTATATCCGGGAACATTAAGAAtcttacaaacaaaacacactaATAATACACATCCAGAATGGCTTAACAAAACGTGAAGGAGATCAAGaaaagaaacaaagagaaaacaaGGGGAACAGTTAGGATTTATCTACATAATCCGTGGACCGCCATGGAACAGACGGAATATCCGTCTGGAGAAAAGAATGGAGTGATTTGTAAGCGATTGTCCGTATGAAAATTTGTGGAAGAGATTTGGAACAATGTTTAAGGACATACAATATGATAACCAGCACATTTATACGCAACTATGACTGCGTCTATTACCTAACTATGCAAACCTATTACTATGAATTTGCAAATTAATCACACAAAATAACCTGTTCGAAACCAATTTTGTGCTGAAATCTGATTGTGTTTATAGCTTACAGTGTATCTTTATGTGATTTGTAGGAATAAGCATTTGTAATTGTTATAGGTAATATTTCGTATAATCGTTAGGTATTTAgcataataaaaacaacaataactaGTGCATTTGTtggaaaaatatatgtattataatagtGTACATCAAACAGGTTACAAACAGGGACagattattattatatattcttTAACAAATTATGCCAAAATGAATGTTACTTcataaaatacatcgtaaataGTATTGATCAATTCTGATTGCATATGCATCCATACAAAACATCTAACAGTAAATGCTAAAATAAATGTTACTTAAAAAAGACACTgtaaaaaatattgatgaattctgattgcatatttttattatttaggaGGAACTAAAAAAACGGTATTAATTTCAACTCAAAGATTTTTATCAGGATTATGTATCAGcaaggaaatgaaaacaaaatgaatatgGTGCATGAATCTGAGAAATTGTTAGTAATTGCCAACTTTGCTAGCCAAGAGTATTCAGTCCGATGCCCTACAGGGAGAGAGAGCATCGGCTGAATACCCTAGGATATTGAAGTTGACTAATTGCATATGACCAAAAATTATTTGTATTCTGTTTTACACttgattgttattttatataagatTGTATCAAATAAACACGAAACATAACAACCAGTACATCTCACATAAAACTACCCATAATACCCTAATTATGCACTAAGCTGAATGTGCTTCACTAAATATAGTTTATACTACAAATGgtttattcaaaacattttatgaaggacagtacatttgtgtatttatacactgaaacaataaaataaatccgCGAATTTCTAAGAGCTTACTATTATAGGATTATAAAAAATCCTCTActtgtttacatgtatgttgtcagaataaatctatgtgtatatctatatgtacattatgtagtCCAGTTTATTTTgacattcaatatatatatacaatttttttgtGTACATCAGTGTGGAAATGAAATACAAAGACTTGAGATCAATCAGTTTGGGAGATGGCACTTGGGTTAAACGAAGTTGAAGGGTGAGAAGGCATTCAGATTGTGATCCATCAGATatacttttctttctttcaatCAGTACAGATTTaatcaagggaagtaactctgatagatttaatcaagggaagtaactctgattaTATCTAGTGCTACATAGTTTTATTCTTTTGCATTAAAACCTGTTGCAATGCCGGGTACTTGGCAATTTGGCAACCTGTATGTCTCTCGTATGAATACCCCATCCTCATTTTTACAATCTTAATTAACCTTGAtttgttgtttataaaaatatgattgaaCTCTTCACTACAAACTATTAAACcggtataaatgtatacaacAAAATAAGAATAACCAATGAGTAAtataattttagaaaaaaaaagtaattgttATCCATTTGAGAAATGCTACATCCACATACTATCTTTGaataacaataaattaaatatacattacacataTATACTTTGTATGTCTATGCAGAtgacatgtatattttttacaaaatcaGGCAAAAgggaaaatatttgtttcatgtaTGGTGTCcaaaaattcatgaaaatggtttaaagtcattttttaaaaattgtgaaaaataaaataagaactgtttgattttaagaaaaatagcatattatttctggaacaaaatatttctattatatcAGGGTTCTCGTTAAAAGCCGGTTGCCGGCAAAAACAGCCGTGtatttccttgtttacaaccggctatttttgtcagaaataagtaTTGGCCCCATGGGGGCTTGTGGCCCTCAACCACCTATTATAAATTTTCAACCATCTATTCAAAAACTTAGTGAGAACCCTGATATGTGTCCTGATAATTTTTAACTTTCACTGttcacaacacaa
It encodes:
- the LOC138307299 gene encoding glutamate receptor U1-like, which encodes MARFSTFLFTFSTFTLLRSHAQSTEKPSLAIPTYRVTTILHEPYLMTDPQATENSTNYVGIVKDILDRIGVILNVNFDLVHVQDNKFGHRLNGTGDWTGMIGELVRKEADIAAAALTVSAERAKSVQFSQAFATTGISVLLKKPKPHQPSPNSAILPFRPFTVGIWISIIVAYVVVSLALYGICRFNPEESLADSREHNITCCSAFFVTFNMFLLHGHQMTPSSHAGRTLLCFWRIFCLVTIVLYASSLTSILFLKSPDVDEPLPFYTFEQMVKQSKVQYGTTGYGSTRHYFKISSGIIEHQINEYWESHPEVLVSTLEAGVSKVKDGNGDYALVLESEFAYYTAARTCGLAVTGKTHAERSYAFACGPDSNICRKLDHALIEMKETGELLQITDKWMSGPCGRYVELSSPGRYVPPTADEYLDVQHMDTTRFTLPLVAMSCGVVISILVTGIEKRWARSKGITRGTRLPEAEDKQGFSDSNDIDL